In Streptomyces dangxiongensis, one DNA window encodes the following:
- a CDS encoding MarR family winged helix-turn-helix transcriptional regulator → MADTPGVAEPTLEEQIAAYQREFQDLDPQVEKIVSALSRLNRRMNVAYGRQTAALGISNAEWEVLKALVLSGVPYRMGPGELAKRLGLTPAAMTHRIDRMVAEGLVTRDRDESNRVRVIVELTPGGREKWLEAMRMATVFEEELLQDLTPVERVVLGEVLTRLLRRVEHAQPDAGGRLSDLD, encoded by the coding sequence ATGGCCGACACCCCCGGCGTCGCGGAGCCGACACTCGAAGAACAGATCGCGGCGTACCAGCGCGAGTTCCAGGACCTCGACCCCCAGGTCGAGAAGATCGTGTCGGCGCTCTCCCGGCTGAACCGCCGCATGAACGTCGCGTACGGCCGCCAGACCGCCGCCCTCGGCATCAGCAACGCCGAGTGGGAGGTCCTCAAGGCGCTCGTGCTTTCCGGCGTCCCGTACCGCATGGGCCCCGGCGAACTGGCCAAGCGGCTCGGCCTCACCCCGGCCGCCATGACCCACCGGATCGACCGCATGGTCGCCGAGGGCCTGGTCACCCGGGACCGTGACGAGTCCAACCGCGTCCGGGTCATCGTGGAGCTGACCCCCGGCGGCCGCGAGAAGTGGCTGGAGGCGATGCGCATGGCGACCGTGTTCGAGGAGGAGCTGCTCCAGGACCTGACCCCCGTGGAGCGTGTCGTGCTCGGCGAGGTCCTGACCCGGCTGCTGCGCAGGGTGGAGCACGCCCAGCCGGACGCCGGTGGCCGGCTCAGCGACCTCGACTGA
- a CDS encoding isochorismatase family protein: MTTLNDRPNTAVLVIDVQNDVVAGAHRRDDVIANINALIGRARAADVPVIWVQHSDDALQKGSDNWQYVPELVREADEPLVHKSYPDSFEETELENVLARHKVGRLVVAGAQTDACIRSTLHGAIVRGYDATLVADAHTTADHTAYGAPTPEQVITHTNLYWKWQAAPGRRGGAVDTAEVTF; encoded by the coding sequence ATGACCACACTCAACGACCGACCCAACACCGCGGTGCTCGTCATCGACGTCCAGAACGACGTGGTCGCCGGCGCCCACCGACGGGACGACGTCATCGCCAACATCAACGCCCTCATCGGCAGGGCACGCGCGGCCGACGTACCGGTGATCTGGGTGCAGCACTCGGACGACGCACTGCAGAAGGGCAGCGACAACTGGCAGTACGTCCCGGAACTCGTCCGTGAGGCCGACGAGCCGCTGGTCCACAAGAGCTACCCGGACTCCTTTGAGGAGACCGAGCTGGAGAACGTCCTCGCCCGGCACAAGGTGGGCCGGCTCGTCGTGGCGGGCGCCCAGACGGACGCGTGCATCCGCTCCACGCTGCACGGCGCGATCGTCCGTGGCTACGACGCGACGCTGGTCGCCGACGCGCACACCACGGCGGACCACACCGCGTACGGCGCACCCACCCCGGAGCAGGTCATCACCCACACCAACCTGTACTGGAAGTGGCAAGCGGCACCCGGCCGCCGGGGCGGAGCGGTGGACACCGCAGAAGTCACCTTCTAG
- a CDS encoding ATP-binding protein, producing MRDPLSVLTDAFTSFLFGKVETTRLPVRTSTGQAQAVYLPTAAPGLGDSGVIIGREVYSGKGYIYDPFQLYGQQLPAPHWLVLGESGNGKSALEKTYVMRQLRFKDRQVVVLDAQGEDGVGEWNLIAEELGITPIRLDPTAALNHGIRLNPLDPAITTTGQLALLRTIIEVAMGHGLDERSGFALKVAHSYVNETILDRQPVLTDIVEQLRHPEPDSAEAMNVAIDDVRAWGLDVALVLDRLVDGDLRGMFDGPTTVGIDLDAPLIVFDLSHIDRNSIAMPILMAIVGVWLEHTWIRPDRKKRIFLVEEAWHIINSPFVAQLFQRLLKFGRRLGLSFVAVVHHLSDVVDGAAAKEAAAILKMASTRTIYAQKADEARATGRVLGLPRWAVEIIPTLTPGIAVWDVNGNVQVVKHLITETERPLVFTDRAMTQSSSDLAADEALRAAELEAEQRAAAFVEQQHLGDSESTVA from the coding sequence ATGCGGGATCCGCTGTCCGTCCTCACCGACGCCTTCACCTCCTTCCTCTTCGGGAAGGTGGAGACGACCCGGCTGCCGGTGCGCACCTCCACGGGCCAGGCCCAGGCCGTCTACCTGCCCACGGCCGCCCCCGGCCTCGGCGACTCCGGCGTCATCATCGGCCGCGAGGTCTACTCCGGGAAGGGATACATCTACGACCCCTTCCAGTTGTACGGCCAGCAGCTCCCGGCCCCCCACTGGCTCGTCCTCGGCGAGTCCGGCAACGGCAAGTCGGCGCTGGAGAAGACGTACGTCATGCGCCAGTTGCGGTTCAAGGACCGCCAGGTCGTCGTCCTGGACGCCCAGGGCGAGGACGGGGTCGGCGAGTGGAACCTGATCGCCGAGGAGCTGGGGATAACCCCCATCCGGCTCGACCCGACGGCCGCCCTGAACCACGGGATCAGGCTCAACCCCCTGGATCCGGCGATCACCACCACCGGCCAGCTAGCGCTGCTCCGGACGATCATCGAGGTGGCGATGGGCCACGGCCTGGACGAACGCTCCGGCTTCGCCCTCAAGGTCGCCCACTCGTACGTCAACGAGACCATCCTCGACCGCCAGCCGGTCCTCACCGACATCGTCGAGCAGCTACGGCACCCCGAGCCCGATTCGGCGGAGGCGATGAACGTCGCCATAGACGACGTACGCGCCTGGGGCCTCGACGTCGCCCTGGTCCTGGACCGGCTGGTCGACGGCGACCTCCGCGGCATGTTCGACGGCCCGACCACGGTCGGCATCGACCTCGACGCCCCGCTGATCGTCTTCGACCTCTCCCACATCGACCGCAACTCCATCGCCATGCCCATCCTCATGGCGATCGTCGGCGTGTGGCTGGAGCACACCTGGATCCGCCCCGACCGGAAGAAGCGCATCTTCCTGGTCGAGGAGGCCTGGCACATCATCAACAGCCCCTTCGTGGCCCAGCTGTTCCAGCGCCTGCTGAAGTTCGGCCGGCGGCTCGGCCTGTCCTTCGTGGCCGTCGTCCACCACCTGTCCGACGTGGTCGACGGCGCCGCCGCGAAGGAGGCGGCGGCCATCCTGAAGATGGCGTCGACCCGGACGATCTACGCCCAGAAGGCCGACGAGGCACGCGCCACCGGCCGGGTGCTGGGCCTGCCCAGATGGGCGGTCGAGATCATCCCGACGCTCACCCCCGGCATCGCGGTCTGGGACGTCAACGGCAACGTCCAGGTGGTCAAACACCTGATCACGGAGACGGAACGCCCGCTGGTCTTCACCGACCGGGCGATGACACAGTCCTCCAGCGACCTGGCGGCCGACGAGGCCCTGCGCGCGGCCGAGCTGGAGGCCGAGCAGCGGGCGGCGGCCTTCGTGGAGCAGCAGCATCTGGGCGACTCCGAGTCGACGGTGGCGTAG
- a CDS encoding SCO6880 family protein, with product MTTESHLSHPITPRRTYLIGRARPNAIVGRNRESGEIALIVIGAFLGMMCGLLVPVLPLRIVLLTGFPLLALAAVYVPYKRRTFYKWFEINRSYKRTVKRGPHYRSTVMEAGTGLDGREVEIGPPPGIGRINWLAAPFGPDEIAVLLHADRKTVTAAIEIEGPGVGLRDSEDQEALVDRFGTLLKHVANGDGFVTRIQMLARTLPADPDAHAKDVTQRGDDRSPDWLQRSYDQLQSMVSTSSEQHRAYLVACMHYTRDLAAEANAMARAVRAHGTKVDRDAGLAVVMARELTDICSRLQEADIRVRQPLGQGRLASLIHSMYDPDHPIDHIQAMTKRNAWPAELDAMEPTFLQAKTRESRTRAPWCHATAWVKEWPMTPVGVNFLAPLLVHTPDVIRTVAVTMDLEPTEVAIERMLTEKTNDEAEASRAAKMNRTVDPRDIAAHNRLDQRGEDLASGAAGVNLVGYITVSSRSPEALARDKRTIRASAGKSYLKLEWCDREHHRAFVNTLPFATGIRR from the coding sequence TTGACGACCGAGTCCCATCTGTCCCATCCGATCACGCCCCGCCGTACGTATCTGATCGGCCGCGCCCGGCCCAACGCGATCGTCGGCCGCAACCGCGAGTCAGGCGAGATCGCGCTGATCGTCATCGGCGCGTTCCTCGGCATGATGTGCGGCCTCCTCGTCCCGGTGCTGCCCCTGCGCATCGTGCTGCTGACCGGCTTCCCGCTGCTCGCGCTCGCCGCGGTCTACGTGCCGTACAAGCGCCGCACCTTCTACAAGTGGTTCGAGATCAACCGCAGCTACAAACGGACCGTCAAGCGCGGCCCCCACTACCGCTCGACCGTCATGGAGGCCGGCACCGGCCTCGACGGCCGCGAGGTAGAGATCGGCCCTCCCCCGGGCATCGGACGCATCAACTGGCTCGCCGCCCCCTTCGGGCCCGACGAGATCGCCGTACTGCTGCACGCCGACCGCAAGACGGTCACGGCCGCCATCGAGATCGAGGGCCCGGGCGTCGGCCTGCGCGACTCCGAGGACCAGGAAGCCCTCGTCGACCGCTTCGGCACACTGCTCAAGCACGTCGCCAACGGGGACGGCTTCGTCACCCGCATCCAGATGCTCGCCCGCACCCTGCCGGCGGACCCGGACGCGCACGCCAAGGACGTCACCCAGCGCGGCGACGACCGCTCCCCGGACTGGCTCCAGCGGTCCTACGACCAGTTGCAGTCCATGGTGTCCACCAGCAGCGAGCAGCACCGCGCCTACCTCGTCGCCTGCATGCACTACACCCGCGACCTGGCCGCCGAGGCGAACGCCATGGCCCGTGCCGTCCGCGCCCACGGCACCAAGGTCGACCGGGACGCCGGGCTCGCCGTCGTCATGGCCCGTGAGCTGACCGACATCTGCTCGCGGCTCCAGGAGGCCGACATCCGCGTACGGCAGCCCCTGGGCCAGGGGCGGCTGGCCTCCCTCATCCACTCCATGTACGACCCCGACCACCCCATCGACCACATCCAGGCGATGACCAAGCGCAACGCCTGGCCGGCCGAGCTGGACGCCATGGAGCCCACCTTCCTCCAGGCCAAGACCCGCGAGTCCCGCACCCGGGCGCCCTGGTGCCACGCCACCGCCTGGGTGAAGGAGTGGCCGATGACCCCGGTCGGCGTCAACTTCCTCGCCCCCCTCCTCGTCCACACCCCGGACGTCATCCGCACGGTCGCCGTGACGATGGATCTGGAGCCCACCGAGGTGGCCATCGAGCGCATGCTGACCGAGAAGACCAACGACGAGGCCGAGGCGTCCCGCGCCGCCAAGATGAACCGCACCGTGGACCCCCGGGACATCGCCGCCCACAACCGTCTCGATCAGCGCGGCGAGGACCTCGCCAGCGGCGCCGCGGGCGTCAACCTCGTCGGCTACATCACCGTCTCCTCCCGTTCCCCCGAGGCCCTCGCCCGCGACAAGCGCACGATAAGGGCCTCCGCCGGCAAGTCGTACCTCAAGCTGGAATGGTGCGACCGAGAGCACCACCGCGCCTTCGTGAACACACTTCCGTTCGCCACCGGCATCCGAAGGTAG
- a CDS encoding trypsin-like peptidase domain-containing protein codes for MKRISRISRISVTSRPALLGAVVMLALTSASVAAADDGPGPLGVTADAVATRQSARVGALFDADRAGRPAGGHFCTASVVHSPRGDLIVTAAHCVDGDDGDLVFAPGYRDGQAPFGMWKVMRRFLPDAWTSGQDEDSDLAFAAVAERDGERLEDVVGANRFAAGVATGATAVTVIGYPDSREAPVTCTDKPASRSDTQQRVECPDFTGGTSGSPWVNGDGQVVGVIGGHEQGGATADVSYSVVLGGEAAELYRDAMSAS; via the coding sequence ATGAAGCGCATCTCACGCATCTCACGCATCTCGGTCACCTCCCGGCCCGCGCTGCTCGGCGCGGTGGTGATGCTCGCGCTGACCTCGGCGTCGGTGGCCGCCGCCGACGACGGGCCGGGGCCTCTCGGGGTCACGGCCGATGCGGTCGCGACCCGCCAGAGCGCGCGGGTCGGGGCGCTGTTCGACGCGGACCGGGCGGGCAGGCCGGCCGGTGGCCACTTCTGCACCGCCTCCGTGGTGCACAGTCCGCGCGGCGACCTCATCGTCACCGCCGCGCACTGCGTGGACGGCGATGACGGCGATCTGGTGTTCGCGCCGGGCTACCGGGACGGACAGGCGCCGTTCGGGATGTGGAAGGTGATGCGGCGGTTCCTGCCCGACGCGTGGACCAGCGGTCAGGACGAGGACAGTGACCTCGCCTTCGCCGCCGTCGCCGAGCGGGACGGTGAGCGGCTCGAGGACGTCGTCGGGGCCAACCGGTTCGCGGCCGGGGTGGCCACCGGTGCCACCGCCGTGACCGTCATCGGCTACCCGGACTCCCGCGAGGCGCCCGTCACCTGCACCGACAAGCCGGCCTCGCGCAGCGACACCCAGCAGCGCGTCGAGTGCCCGGACTTCACCGGTGGCACCAGCGGCAGTCCCTGGGTCAACGGTGACGGCCAGGTCGTCGGGGTCATCGGCGGCCACGAGCAGGGCGGGGCCACGGCCGACGTCTCCTACAGCGTGGTGCTGGGCGGCGAGGCGGCCGAGCTGTACCGGGACGCGATGTCCGCGTCCTGA
- a CDS encoding C40 family peptidase, which produces MRKVWVFGGAAVALGMGFVMLLVVGVYIVAGNLVNGATSGARGLAKGAVPAAYKSLVQQWGNLCPALSPALLAAQLYQESGWNPTVVSPADARGIAQFIPSTWATHGIDGNGDGRRDIWDPNDAIPSAASYDCELAKYVKDVPGNVSDNMLAAYNAGAYRVIRARGVPAISETRNYVQRIRSLEESFAAPVSRLDPTRAAAGAIAFAQSRLGTPYLWGGNGTADQGGRFDCSGLTKAAYEKVGITLPRVANDQYNAGPHPSRDQLLPGDLVFFSDNLTDSRAIRHVGIYVGGGYMIDAPRTGAVIRFDPIDTPDYFGATRVTEDGAKALPTRV; this is translated from the coding sequence GTGCGGAAGGTATGGGTGTTCGGTGGGGCGGCCGTCGCGCTCGGCATGGGCTTCGTCATGCTGCTCGTCGTCGGGGTGTACATCGTGGCCGGGAACCTGGTCAACGGCGCGACCTCGGGTGCCCGGGGGCTCGCCAAGGGCGCCGTACCGGCCGCCTACAAGTCGCTGGTGCAGCAGTGGGGCAATCTGTGCCCGGCGCTCAGTCCGGCGCTGCTCGCCGCCCAGCTTTACCAGGAGAGCGGGTGGAACCCGACGGTGGTCAGCCCGGCCGACGCCCGCGGCATCGCCCAGTTCATCCCGAGCACGTGGGCGACCCACGGCATCGACGGCAACGGCGACGGCAGGCGCGACATCTGGGACCCGAATGACGCGATCCCGTCGGCCGCGTCGTACGACTGCGAGCTGGCCAAGTACGTCAAGGACGTCCCCGGCAATGTCTCCGACAACATGCTCGCCGCCTACAACGCGGGCGCCTACCGCGTCATAAGGGCGCGGGGTGTTCCGGCCATCAGCGAGACGCGGAACTACGTCCAGCGCATCCGCAGCCTGGAGGAGAGCTTCGCCGCGCCGGTCAGCCGGCTGGACCCCACCCGGGCGGCGGCGGGTGCCATCGCCTTCGCGCAGAGCAGGCTCGGCACGCCTTATCTGTGGGGTGGCAACGGCACCGCCGACCAGGGCGGACGCTTCGACTGCTCGGGTCTGACCAAGGCCGCCTACGAGAAGGTGGGCATCACCCTGCCCCGCGTCGCCAACGACCAGTACAACGCCGGCCCGCACCCCTCGCGGGACCAGCTCCTCCCCGGCGACCTGGTGTTCTTCTCGGACAATCTCACCGACTCCCGGGCCATCCGGCACGTGGGCATCTACGTCGGCGGCGGATACATGATCGACGCGCCGCGGACGGGTGCCGTGATCCGGTTCGACCCCATCGACACCCCGGACTACTTCGGGGCGACCCGGGTCACCGAAGATGGCGCAAAAGCACTCCCCACGAGGGTCTGA
- a CDS encoding phosphatase PAP2 family protein → MAVLADSGSNPDVDLLYDINGLAKDAPHWWDRVMEFVGEYGLLLAMVLLLVWCWWSVRRRGGEDAAPSVAALVWAPLAAGLAVLVNVPIRGFVRRPRPFLDHQGLDVLVSGKNDFSFVSDHATITMALGVGLFVAHRRFGLVGIGLALLEGFCRVYMGVHYPTDVVGGFALGTAVVLLLSPAATALLTPLMRAVERSPRVGGLVRRRSAPGVPVLAGAHRPAESEERDLAA, encoded by the coding sequence ATGGCTGTACTCGCCGATTCCGGATCGAACCCCGACGTCGACCTGCTCTACGACATCAATGGCCTGGCCAAAGACGCACCGCACTGGTGGGACCGGGTCATGGAGTTCGTCGGCGAGTACGGCCTGCTGCTCGCCATGGTGCTGCTGCTCGTGTGGTGCTGGTGGTCGGTGCGGCGCCGGGGCGGTGAGGACGCGGCGCCCTCGGTGGCCGCGCTGGTGTGGGCCCCGCTGGCGGCCGGCCTGGCGGTGCTGGTGAACGTCCCGATACGGGGCTTCGTGCGGCGCCCCCGCCCCTTCCTGGACCACCAGGGCCTGGACGTCCTCGTCTCCGGGAAGAACGACTTCTCCTTCGTCAGCGACCACGCGACGATCACGATGGCGCTCGGGGTCGGTCTCTTCGTCGCCCACCGCCGCTTCGGCCTCGTGGGCATCGGCCTGGCCCTGCTGGAGGGCTTCTGCCGGGTCTACATGGGCGTGCACTACCCGACGGACGTCGTCGGCGGCTTCGCGCTCGGTACGGCGGTCGTCCTGCTCCTGTCCCCGGCGGCCACGGCCCTGCTGACGCCGCTGATGCGGGCCGTGGAGCGCTCGCCGAGGGTGGGCGGGCTGGTGCGGCGGCGCTCGGCGCCGGGCGTCCCGGTCCTCGCCGGCGCCCACCGCCCGGCGGAGTCCGAGGAACGGGACCTGGCCGCGTGA
- a CDS encoding FAD-binding oxidoreductase: MERRTFISGGTAALATTALTACGAGGGGSAPAAAPPGTPSPTGSSSLTALRTTSASAAANWAALARDLDGTLVRPGDASWKTAHQLYNTRFDGLKPAAVAYVAHPADIRTTLAYARAHHIKVSIRNGGHSYAGYSSGDNRLVLDVSRLNRVRAGGGQAVVGAGAKLIDVYRGLAAKGVTLPAGSCPTVGISGLVLGGGHGVASRAYGLTCDSLTQATLITADGTQVTADATHHADLFWALRGAGNGNFGVVTELHFRTHPAPQAVTAYLTWPWSKAAKVLKAWQEWGPSQPDEIWSSLHLSCSPGRTPAVSVSCFSLGTYGELQNAVDRLAHRAGADAASVTLRRRGYEEAMEIYAGCSSFSADAQCHLPGSTPGRSPQGKLGRETYAARSDFFDRSLSAAGIQTVLKQITAVRGGAGSVAFTALGGEVNRVSPTATAFVHRRSRMLAQYLVSWGAGASGGTAQTWLTSAHSAMKPYASGAAYQNYTDPTLKDWKQAYYGDAATRLGKVKKQYDPQRFFSYTQGL, from the coding sequence ATGGAACGGCGCACGTTCATCTCGGGCGGCACGGCCGCCCTGGCGACGACCGCACTGACCGCGTGCGGTGCGGGCGGAGGCGGTTCCGCCCCGGCCGCGGCGCCCCCGGGCACACCGTCACCGACGGGTTCGTCCTCGCTGACGGCTCTGCGGACCACCAGCGCGAGCGCCGCCGCGAACTGGGCCGCCCTCGCACGCGACCTCGACGGCACCCTGGTGCGGCCCGGTGACGCCTCCTGGAAGACGGCCCACCAGCTCTACAACACCCGCTTCGACGGCCTCAAACCGGCCGCGGTGGCCTACGTCGCGCACCCCGCCGACATCCGTACGACCCTGGCCTACGCCCGCGCGCACCACATCAAGGTGTCGATACGCAACGGCGGCCACTCCTACGCCGGCTACTCCTCCGGCGACAACCGGCTCGTCCTCGACGTCTCCCGGCTCAACCGGGTCCGGGCCGGCGGCGGCCAGGCCGTGGTGGGCGCCGGCGCCAAGCTGATCGACGTCTACCGCGGGCTCGCCGCCAAGGGCGTGACCCTGCCCGCCGGCTCCTGCCCCACCGTCGGCATCTCCGGCCTGGTGCTCGGCGGCGGCCACGGCGTCGCCTCCCGCGCCTACGGCCTGACCTGCGACAGCCTCACCCAGGCCACCCTCATCACCGCGGACGGCACCCAGGTCACCGCGGACGCCACCCACCACGCCGACCTGTTCTGGGCGCTGCGCGGCGCCGGCAACGGCAACTTCGGCGTCGTCACCGAGCTGCACTTCCGCACGCATCCGGCACCGCAGGCCGTGACCGCCTACCTGACCTGGCCCTGGTCCAAGGCCGCCAAGGTGCTCAAGGCCTGGCAGGAGTGGGGCCCGAGCCAGCCCGACGAGATCTGGTCCTCCCTGCACCTGTCGTGCTCCCCCGGCCGCACCCCGGCCGTCTCGGTCTCCTGCTTCTCCCTCGGCACCTACGGCGAACTCCAGAACGCCGTGGACCGCCTGGCCCACCGGGCCGGCGCCGACGCCGCCTCCGTCACCCTGCGCCGCCGCGGTTACGAGGAGGCGATGGAGATCTACGCCGGCTGCTCCTCCTTCTCCGCCGACGCCCAGTGCCACCTGCCCGGCTCCACCCCGGGCCGCTCCCCGCAGGGCAAGCTGGGCCGGGAGACGTACGCGGCCCGCTCCGACTTCTTCGACCGCTCACTGTCCGCGGCCGGCATCCAGACCGTGCTCAAGCAGATCACCGCCGTACGGGGCGGCGCGGGCAGTGTCGCGTTCACCGCGCTCGGCGGCGAGGTCAACCGGGTCTCGCCGACCGCGACCGCGTTCGTCCACCGCCGCTCCCGGATGCTGGCCCAGTACCTCGTCTCCTGGGGCGCGGGCGCCTCCGGCGGCACCGCCCAGACCTGGCTGACCTCGGCCCACAGCGCGATGAAGCCGTACGCCTCGGGCGCCGCCTACCAGAACTACACCGACCCGACCCTGAAGGACTGGAAGCAGGCGTACTACGGGGACGCGGCCACCCGGCTGGGCAAGGTCAAGAAGCAGTACGACCCCCAGCGCTTCTTCTCCTACACGCAGGGGCTGTAG